The Bacillus sp. Marseille-Q1617 genome has a segment encoding these proteins:
- the rsgA gene encoding ribosome small subunit-dependent GTPase A has translation MAEGKIIKALSGFYYVLSDGEITQCRGRGVFRKNKVNPLVGDYVEFQADNETEGYIMKVLERKNELVRPPIANVDQAILVFSAREPDFSTTLLDRFLVLVESKDIAPLICITKMDLLQSDEINEIEEYVEHYRSFGYEVVITSSKTEQGIEELSPYMKGKTSVFAGQSGVGKSTLLNVIKPELELKTAMISSHLGRGKHTTRHVELIHIDNGLVADTPGFSSLEFTDIEVEELPQCFPEMVEASEQCKFRGCLHINEPKCAVKNAVDTGDIPSYRYDHYLTFHQEIKDRKPRY, from the coding sequence ATGGCAGAAGGGAAAATTATCAAAGCATTAAGTGGATTTTATTATGTTCTTTCCGACGGGGAAATCACTCAATGCCGCGGCAGAGGAGTATTCCGGAAAAATAAAGTGAACCCTCTTGTAGGAGATTATGTGGAATTCCAGGCGGATAACGAGACAGAAGGCTATATCATGAAGGTATTAGAACGGAAGAATGAACTGGTACGACCTCCCATTGCAAATGTTGATCAGGCCATATTAGTATTTTCAGCCCGTGAACCAGATTTCAGCACCACGTTATTGGATCGTTTCCTTGTTTTGGTTGAAAGCAAAGACATAGCCCCGCTCATTTGCATAACCAAAATGGATTTGCTGCAATCCGATGAAATAAATGAAATTGAAGAGTATGTGGAACATTACCGGTCTTTCGGCTATGAAGTGGTCATCACATCATCCAAGACTGAGCAGGGAATAGAAGAATTGTCCCCATACATGAAAGGTAAAACGTCGGTATTTGCCGGTCAATCCGGAGTGGGCAAGTCGACCTTATTGAATGTGATAAAACCCGAACTCGAGTTGAAAACAGCCATGATTTCATCTCATTTGGGCAGAGGGAAGCATACCACCCGGCATGTTGAGCTCATTCATATCGATAATGGATTGGTGGCGGATACACCAGGGTTCAGTTCCTTGGAGTTTACTGATATTGAAGTCGAAGAGCTGCCTCAATGTTTCCCTGAGATGGTTGAAGCATCGGAGCAATGCAAATTCAGGGGCTGCCTGCACATCAACGAACCGAAATGCGCTGTGAAGAATGCGGTTGACACAGGTGACATCCCAAGTTACCGATATGATCACTACCTGACGTTCCACCAAGAAATAAAAGATAGAAAGCCGAGGTATTAA
- the spoVM gene encoding stage V sporulation protein SpoVM gives MRFYTIKLPKFLGGLVRAMLGTFKKE, from the coding sequence ATGCGATTTTATACAATTAAATTACCAAAGTTCTTGGGCGGGCTTGTTCGAGCGATGTTAGGAACATTTAAAAAGGAATAA
- a CDS encoding Stp1/IreP family PP2C-type Ser/Thr phosphatase yields the protein MKTVFYTDKGKVRQHNEDSVDVFKNSHGDYLAVVADGMGGHRAGDVASQLAISTLKNIWENTDKFKTADQAENWLKTTINEVNQEVYSYSQSHTECEGMGTTLVGAICTPLFATIVNIGDSRGYILNENGFHQLTEDHTLVNELVRSGEISKEDAEHHPRKNVILRAIGTETTISMDIKTIMFEDDDVLLLCSDGLSNKVSEQEMKEILSNDDSLENKGEKLVHLANDYGGEDNITVLIVEYAAETESG from the coding sequence GTGAAAACGGTTTTTTATACGGATAAAGGGAAAGTGCGTCAACATAACGAAGACAGTGTCGATGTATTCAAAAATTCACATGGAGACTATCTCGCAGTTGTAGCTGATGGTATGGGAGGACATCGTGCGGGTGATGTGGCGAGTCAACTGGCGATTTCCACTTTGAAGAACATCTGGGAAAATACGGATAAATTCAAGACTGCAGACCAGGCTGAAAATTGGTTAAAAACGACTATTAACGAAGTGAACCAAGAAGTTTATAGTTATTCTCAATCCCATACAGAATGTGAGGGGATGGGCACCACCCTGGTAGGTGCGATATGCACCCCGTTGTTTGCGACCATTGTGAATATAGGGGACAGCAGGGGTTATATTTTAAATGAAAACGGATTTCACCAGCTGACAGAAGATCATACACTGGTGAACGAACTTGTCAGAAGCGGTGAAATCTCAAAAGAGGATGCGGAGCACCATCCAAGGAAAAACGTGATCTTAAGAGCAATCGGAACAGAGACGACGATCTCAATGGATATCAAGACGATCATGTTTGAAGATGATGATGTTCTCTTATTATGCTCGGATGGTTTATCAAACAAAGTTTCAGAACAAGAAATGAAAGAGATCTTATCAAATGATGACTCTCTCGAGAACAAAGGCGAGAAGCTCGTTCATTTGGCTAACGATTATGGCGGGGAAGATAATATCACCGTCCTGATCGTTGAGTATGCCGCTGAAACGGAAAGCGGGTGA
- the fmt gene encoding methionyl-tRNA formyltransferase, translating into MTKIVFMGTPDFSVPVLQSLLNEEYEVIAVVTQPDRPVGRKRVMTPPPVKAEAMKHGIPVYQPEKIRNKQDLDEILALNPDLIITAAFGQILPKELLEAPEHGCINVHASLLPELRGGAPIHYSIIQGKEKTGVTIMYMVEKLDAGDMISQVEVEIEEKDHVGTLHDKLSAAGSSLLIKTLPDLLSGKLTPEKQDDSKATFARNIKREQEKIDWTKPGEEIYNHIRGMHPWPVAYTTLDGTVMKVWWGEKVSGHSSTPGEIIGVQKDGFVVSTGNETAIKITDLQPSGKKRMSAVDYLRGAGSHLEEGMKLGE; encoded by the coding sequence ATGACAAAAATCGTTTTTATGGGTACACCGGATTTTTCAGTACCGGTTTTACAGTCTTTACTGAATGAGGAGTATGAAGTAATCGCGGTGGTTACTCAGCCGGACCGTCCTGTAGGAAGAAAACGTGTAATGACGCCGCCTCCTGTAAAAGCGGAGGCAATGAAGCACGGAATCCCTGTATATCAGCCTGAGAAAATCAGAAATAAACAAGATTTGGATGAAATACTCGCCTTGAATCCAGACCTTATCATCACTGCTGCGTTCGGGCAGATCCTTCCAAAAGAATTACTGGAAGCCCCAGAACATGGCTGTATTAATGTCCATGCATCCCTGCTGCCTGAACTTAGAGGCGGAGCCCCGATACATTATTCAATTATCCAAGGCAAGGAAAAAACCGGAGTAACCATCATGTACATGGTTGAAAAATTGGATGCAGGTGATATGATCAGCCAGGTTGAAGTGGAAATCGAAGAAAAAGACCATGTGGGGACACTTCACGATAAACTGAGTGCCGCGGGTTCTAGTCTGTTGATCAAAACATTGCCTGACTTATTATCCGGGAAGCTTACCCCTGAAAAACAAGACGACTCAAAAGCGACTTTTGCCAGAAATATCAAGAGGGAACAGGAAAAGATCGATTGGACGAAACCAGGTGAAGAAATCTATAACCATATCAGGGGGATGCACCCTTGGCCAGTCGCCTATACCACATTGGATGGAACGGTGATGAAGGTTTGGTGGGGAGAAAAAGTCAGCGGTCATTCTTCAACCCCCGGAGAAATCATTGGGGTGCAAAAGGACGGGTTCGTCGTATCCACCGGAAACGAAACGGCAATAAAAATAACAGACCTGCAGCCTTCGGGAAAGAAAAGGATGAGCGCTGTGGATTACCTCCGTGGAGCAGGCTCTCATTTAGAAGAAGGAATGAAGTTAGGAGAATGA
- the rpmB gene encoding 50S ribosomal protein L28, translating into MAKKCVVTGRKASAGNARSHAMNANKRTWGANLQKVRILVDGKPKKVWVSARALKSGKVERV; encoded by the coding sequence ATGGCAAAGAAATGCGTAGTAACAGGCCGTAAAGCTAGCGCTGGTAACGCTCGCTCTCACGCTATGAATGCGAACAAGCGTACTTGGGGTGCTAACCTGCAAAAAGTTCGTATTCTTGTGGACGGAAAACCTAAAAAAGTTTGGGTTTCTGCAAGAGCGTTGAAATCAGGTAAAGTCGAGCGTGTATAA
- the priA gene encoding primosomal protein N' has translation MKNVASVIVDVPAMQTDRTYDYLVPDEWLGSISPGMRVVVPFGPRKIQGFVIELKEKGEVSKLKAITEPMDLVPVLNEELLSLGNWLTDKTLCFKISAFQAMLPAAMKAKYEKFFRLEDPIEIEQIPESLRRFFIKGSEVSWKPVEEAGYLPLIQKQVKKGLIDVIYKVKAKGKKKTVKKILPNFTENQLQDILADLPPQANKQKEVMEYMGRTVQPKGGMLLNEIIEGAGTTASTVRALVKKGLLLEKEEEVYRDPFENRAFEKTSPLLLTHQQAEAIEPIKEKIDQSAHQTFLLYGVTGSGKTEIYLQSIQRVLEEGKEAIVLVPEISLTPQMVHRFKGRFGDDVAVLHSGLSVGEKYDEWRKIQRKEVKVVVGARSAIFAPFENLGIIIIDEEHETSYKQEENPRYHARDVAVHRAETHQCPVILGSATPSLESFARASKGVYQLLTLNRRMNDGDLPKVSIVDMREELRSGNRSMFSQELFDKLQTRLEKGEQTVLFLNRRGHSSFIMCRDCGFVVQCPNCDISLTYHRFSNGMKCHYCGYEENVPNTCPECTSEHIRYFGTGTQKVEEELNKLLPGARIIRMDVDTTGRKGSHEKLLTAFGEGKADILLGTQMIAKGLDFPNITLVGVLSADTMLHLPDFRAAEKTFQLLTQVSGRAGRHTLPGEVVVQTYTPEHYSIELAAEHDYDRFYMQEMMMRKMGAYPPFYFITLITLSHEDLMKVVGIAEKLTGFVRSRLSESTVILGPAASPIPRIKNRYRYQCLIKYKREPNLAPTLKTVLDQFQQQYASGGLSISIDVNPYMMM, from the coding sequence ATGAAGAACGTAGCTAGTGTCATTGTCGATGTTCCCGCCATGCAGACAGACCGGACCTACGATTATCTTGTTCCTGATGAATGGCTTGGCAGTATCTCACCCGGTATGAGAGTGGTCGTCCCGTTTGGCCCTCGAAAAATTCAGGGATTTGTGATTGAACTTAAAGAAAAAGGTGAAGTGTCAAAGCTGAAGGCGATTACTGAACCTATGGATTTAGTACCGGTGCTGAACGAAGAGTTGTTATCACTCGGGAATTGGCTGACTGATAAAACATTATGTTTTAAAATTTCAGCCTTCCAGGCGATGCTCCCTGCAGCCATGAAGGCAAAGTATGAAAAGTTTTTTCGTTTGGAAGACCCGATTGAGATCGAACAAATTCCCGAATCCTTAAGGCGCTTTTTTATAAAAGGCAGCGAGGTTTCCTGGAAGCCTGTTGAAGAAGCAGGTTATCTCCCGCTTATTCAGAAGCAGGTGAAAAAAGGGCTGATTGACGTCATATATAAAGTCAAAGCCAAAGGGAAGAAAAAGACGGTTAAGAAAATCCTCCCGAATTTCACGGAAAACCAGCTTCAGGATATACTCGCAGACCTCCCGCCCCAAGCGAATAAACAAAAGGAAGTCATGGAATATATGGGCCGTACTGTACAACCGAAAGGCGGGATGCTTCTAAATGAAATCATAGAAGGAGCTGGCACGACTGCTTCCACAGTCAGAGCATTGGTTAAAAAAGGGTTGCTGCTGGAAAAAGAGGAAGAGGTATACCGTGACCCTTTTGAAAACAGGGCGTTTGAAAAGACATCGCCACTGCTTTTGACTCATCAGCAGGCTGAAGCCATCGAGCCGATTAAGGAAAAAATCGATCAATCCGCTCATCAAACGTTTCTCTTGTATGGAGTGACCGGCAGTGGTAAAACTGAAATTTACCTTCAATCGATCCAGCGGGTGTTGGAAGAAGGAAAAGAAGCGATTGTTTTGGTTCCGGAAATTTCCCTCACCCCGCAAATGGTCCATCGCTTCAAAGGCAGGTTTGGAGATGACGTTGCTGTGCTGCACAGCGGGTTGTCGGTAGGGGAAAAGTATGACGAATGGAGAAAAATCCAGCGGAAAGAAGTAAAAGTGGTAGTGGGTGCAAGATCAGCCATTTTTGCGCCATTTGAGAACCTTGGGATCATCATCATCGATGAGGAACACGAGACAAGCTATAAGCAAGAGGAAAATCCCCGCTATCATGCAAGGGATGTAGCTGTTCACAGAGCGGAAACCCACCAGTGCCCCGTCATCCTCGGGAGCGCGACTCCTTCTTTGGAGTCATTCGCCCGTGCTTCAAAAGGGGTCTATCAACTGTTGACCTTAAATAGAAGGATGAATGATGGAGACCTTCCCAAAGTATCGATTGTAGATATGAGAGAGGAATTAAGAAGCGGGAACCGCTCGATGTTTTCACAAGAACTCTTTGACAAGCTCCAAACAAGATTGGAAAAAGGTGAACAGACGGTCCTTTTCTTAAACAGGAGAGGTCATTCTTCATTTATCATGTGCCGTGATTGCGGATTCGTCGTCCAATGTCCGAATTGCGATATATCGCTGACATACCACCGCTTTTCTAATGGAATGAAGTGCCACTATTGCGGTTATGAAGAGAATGTACCAAACACCTGCCCTGAATGTACCAGTGAGCATATCCGTTATTTCGGGACCGGCACACAGAAAGTGGAAGAGGAACTTAATAAACTGTTGCCCGGTGCGCGGATCATCCGGATGGATGTCGATACAACGGGCAGGAAGGGGTCGCATGAAAAGCTGCTGACAGCATTCGGCGAAGGGAAAGCGGATATCCTTCTTGGCACTCAGATGATTGCGAAAGGCCTGGATTTCCCGAATATCACACTGGTCGGTGTATTGAGTGCGGATACCATGCTGCATTTACCGGATTTCCGGGCTGCTGAGAAGACTTTTCAGCTATTGACCCAGGTCAGCGGACGGGCTGGCAGGCATACCCTGCCGGGGGAAGTGGTCGTCCAAACCTATACCCCTGAACATTATTCAATCGAGTTAGCGGCAGAGCATGATTATGACCGCTTTTATATGCAGGAGATGATGATGAGGAAAATGGGGGCCTATCCACCATTTTACTTCATTACATTGATCACTCTGAGTCATGAAGACTTGATGAAAGTCGTCGGCATCGCTGAAAAACTGACAGGTTTTGTACGTTCACGCCTGTCGGAATCAACGGTTATCCTCGGACCGGCTGCTTCTCCCATTCCCCGGATAAAAAATAGATATCGTTACCAATGTTTGATAAAATACAAGCGGGAACCGAATCTGGCACCGACACTTAAAACAGTGCTGGATCAATTTCAACAACAATATGCATCTGGGGGGTTATCAATCTCGATTGATGTGAATCCTTATATGATGATGTAA
- the rpe gene encoding ribulose-phosphate 3-epimerase, with protein sequence MKIAPSILSANFAELGKEIKDVENGGADYIHIDVMDGHFVPNITMGPMVVKAIRPLTELPLDVHLMIANPDQYIEAFADAGADYITVHVEAAPHLHRTIQLIKSKGVKAGVVLNPATPADWIKPILEDIDMVLLMTVNPGFGGQSFIPSVVPKIKQIRSWAEVMNPALEIEVDGGINPETAAVCADAGADVFVAGSAIYNRSDRGAAIQELRKSLSK encoded by the coding sequence ATGAAAATAGCACCATCCATTCTTTCTGCAAATTTTGCAGAACTGGGAAAAGAAATCAAGGACGTAGAAAATGGAGGAGCGGATTATATCCATATTGATGTGATGGACGGTCATTTTGTCCCGAACATCACGATGGGACCGATGGTAGTCAAAGCCATTCGCCCCCTTACAGAACTTCCATTGGATGTTCACCTTATGATCGCGAATCCCGATCAGTATATCGAGGCATTTGCCGATGCCGGCGCTGACTACATCACGGTACATGTAGAGGCAGCACCTCACCTGCACAGAACCATCCAGTTGATAAAGAGCAAAGGTGTGAAAGCGGGAGTCGTCTTGAATCCGGCTACGCCTGCAGACTGGATTAAACCGATCCTTGAGGATATTGATATGGTATTGTTAATGACGGTTAACCCGGGGTTTGGCGGGCAATCTTTCATTCCATCAGTCGTTCCTAAAATCAAACAGATCCGTAGCTGGGCCGAAGTGATGAACCCGGCACTTGAAATTGAAGTGGATGGCGGGATCAATCCAGAAACGGCAGCGGTTTGTGCTGATGCCGGAGCAGACGTGTTTGTCGCCGGGTCAGCTATTTACAACAGATCCGACAGAGGAGCAGCGATTCAGGAATTAAGAAAATCGCTTTCAAAATAA
- the rsmB gene encoding 16S rRNA (cytosine(967)-C(5))-methyltransferase RsmB, translated as MSKHKKSVREAALDVIEAVEKNQSYSNLLLNSVIEKNELPSKDIGLLTELTYGTIQRKLTLDYFLAPFIKGKLDDWVRHLLRLSLYQIVYLDRIPDRAVLHEAVEIAKKRGHKGISGLVNGVLRSIQRKGIPSLDEIKDPIERVSIETSHPFWLVKRWEEQFGLDKTREMCEMNLVATKQTARVNTTKLTRDELIHNLSNIGVEVKPSPVTEEAVQTLRGNLVKTDAYQNGELTIQDESSMLVAHALELEKNMKVLDACAAPGGKTTHIAELLGGTGEVYALDLHKHKVKLIDENASRLGLSNIFTSTLDSRKAGEKFEKESFDRILVDAPCSGLGVLRRKPDIKYAKKEADLHSLQKIQLDILSAAAPLLKKDGILVYSTCTVDKNENEGTVRTFLSDHPEFTAYHLKNLPEAVQPFIEGNELQIFPQDFGGDGFYISCFIKTGH; from the coding sequence ATGAGTAAACATAAGAAAAGCGTGAGGGAAGCTGCCCTAGACGTCATCGAAGCGGTCGAAAAGAATCAATCGTATAGCAATCTATTGTTAAATTCGGTGATTGAAAAAAATGAGCTTCCTTCCAAGGACATAGGCCTCTTGACCGAACTCACCTATGGAACGATACAGAGGAAACTGACTTTGGACTATTTTCTTGCTCCCTTCATCAAAGGGAAGCTGGACGACTGGGTGCGCCACTTATTAAGGCTGTCGCTTTATCAAATTGTCTATCTGGACCGGATACCTGACAGAGCCGTATTACATGAAGCGGTGGAAATAGCCAAAAAGAGAGGGCATAAAGGAATCTCCGGACTGGTGAATGGTGTGCTTCGATCTATCCAGAGAAAGGGCATCCCGAGCCTTGACGAGATAAAAGATCCCATCGAAAGGGTTTCCATAGAAACCAGTCATCCTTTCTGGCTGGTGAAACGCTGGGAAGAGCAGTTCGGGCTGGATAAAACCCGGGAGATGTGTGAGATGAACCTGGTCGCTACTAAACAAACAGCGCGCGTGAATACGACTAAATTGACAAGAGATGAACTTATACATAACTTGAGTAACATAGGTGTAGAAGTGAAACCCAGTCCCGTTACAGAAGAAGCTGTCCAAACACTTCGGGGGAATTTGGTGAAGACGGACGCTTACCAGAACGGCGAATTGACCATTCAGGACGAGAGCTCCATGCTGGTTGCACATGCCCTCGAATTAGAAAAGAACATGAAAGTCCTGGATGCTTGCGCAGCTCCCGGAGGCAAGACAACTCACATAGCTGAACTGCTTGGAGGAACAGGCGAGGTATACGCATTGGATTTACATAAGCACAAGGTCAAGCTGATTGATGAAAACGCCTCCCGCCTGGGTCTTTCAAATATATTCACATCCACACTGGACAGCAGGAAAGCCGGAGAAAAATTTGAAAAAGAGAGTTTCGATCGGATCCTTGTGGACGCCCCATGCTCGGGCTTGGGTGTCCTTAGAAGGAAACCGGATATTAAATATGCGAAAAAAGAAGCTGATCTGCATTCTCTTCAAAAAATACAGCTCGACATATTGTCAGCAGCAGCGCCGCTTCTCAAAAAAGACGGGATACTGGTATATAGTACCTGCACTGTAGATAAGAATGAAAATGAAGGAACGGTGCGGACTTTCTTAAGTGACCACCCTGAATTTACAGCATATCATTTGAAGAATCTTCCCGAAGCGGTACAGCCTTTCATTGAAGGGAATGAACTTCAAATATTTCCACAGGATTTTGGAGGAGACGGTTTTTATATTTCCTGCTTCATCAAAACGGGACACTGA
- the def gene encoding peptide deformylase, producing the protein MAILPIVMHPDPILEKECDQVTAFDKKLKKLLNNMYDTMIEADGVGLAAPQVGVDLQVAIVDIGDENGTIELINPEIIESDGKQTDLEGCLSFPGLYGEVTRPFSIKVRTYNRKGKISEFQAKDFLARAIQHEIDHLHGILFTTKIEKYITEDELEGYEVE; encoded by the coding sequence ATGGCGATTCTTCCAATTGTAATGCATCCTGATCCAATCTTGGAAAAAGAATGTGACCAGGTAACTGCATTTGATAAGAAATTAAAAAAACTATTGAACAACATGTATGACACGATGATAGAAGCAGACGGCGTAGGTTTGGCAGCGCCGCAGGTAGGTGTTGACCTGCAGGTGGCGATTGTTGATATCGGGGATGAAAACGGTACGATTGAGTTGATCAACCCTGAAATCATAGAAAGTGATGGAAAGCAGACAGATCTTGAAGGCTGCCTCAGTTTTCCGGGTTTATATGGAGAGGTCACGAGACCGTTCTCCATTAAAGTGCGTACGTATAACAGAAAAGGGAAAATCTCAGAATTTCAAGCCAAGGATTTCCTGGCACGTGCCATACAGCATGAAATAGATCATTTACATGGAATTCTATTCACAACGAAAATAGAAAAATATATTACAGAAGATGAATTAGAAGGGTATGAAGTTGAATGA
- the pknB gene encoding Stk1 family PASTA domain-containing Ser/Thr kinase, producing the protein MMNGKRISGRYRIIKLIGGGGMANVYLAHDMILDREVAIKMLRMDFANEEEFIKRFQREAQSATSLVHPNIVSIYDVGEEDDLYYIVMEYVQGMTLKQYIQQHSPVGIDTALDIMKQLTLAISHAHQNHIVHRDIKPHNILIDEEGTVKITDFGIAMALSATSITQTNSVLGSVHYLSPEQARGGMATKKSDIYSLGIVMFELLTGRLPFSGESAVSIALKHLQSETPSLRRWNPDIPQSVENIVLKATAKDPFRRYDSLEEMDDDLTTALDPERMDEPKFSVPMDDEATKAIPVITDDKGSSNLDDTIIHTQSSPETKPAKPVKAADDTKPVKGKKEKPKKKSKRKWPVLIISLFFLLILLGVAAVTVVPELLGPKEIKVPNVEGKEPTEAVSIIVSAGFVVGETKEMSSEEVPEGQVIKTNPKEGRMANEGSSVDIYVSTGKEKIEVDNFIGKNFEEIASRLEEQGFTVKKEEEPSNEEEEGTIIEQDPSPGNEVVASDTTITLTVSTGPSSFELLDLTNLNQKVLDDYANSRGISIVTLEEQYSDDIPEGHVISQKTKAGTPIFPGDEVLVVMSKGPEPVKEKEVPVEIEVPYTKEDGTMQAVEIFVQDKTRTLEDEDGEIKDGITANKKYNLTLILEDGKPGKYKIVIDGEEYKTETVEYPKDEE; encoded by the coding sequence ATGATGAATGGAAAGCGCATCAGCGGCCGATACAGGATCATTAAACTGATCGGCGGCGGAGGGATGGCCAACGTATATCTTGCCCACGACATGATTCTCGATCGTGAAGTGGCCATTAAAATGCTCCGAATGGATTTTGCAAATGAAGAAGAATTTATTAAACGATTTCAACGGGAGGCACAATCTGCTACCAGCCTTGTCCACCCGAACATTGTCAGTATTTATGATGTCGGGGAAGAAGATGATCTCTATTATATCGTAATGGAATATGTACAAGGCATGACCTTGAAACAATACATACAGCAGCATTCACCTGTAGGCATCGATACGGCATTGGATATTATGAAACAGCTGACCCTGGCTATTTCACATGCCCATCAGAACCATATCGTCCATCGGGATATCAAACCCCATAACATATTGATCGATGAGGAAGGTACGGTGAAAATCACTGATTTCGGTATTGCCATGGCACTTAGTGCCACCTCCATCACTCAGACAAATTCTGTACTTGGGTCTGTGCATTACTTGTCGCCTGAGCAGGCAAGAGGAGGAATGGCGACTAAGAAATCGGATATTTATTCACTTGGAATCGTGATGTTCGAGTTATTGACCGGCCGACTGCCGTTTTCCGGCGAGTCAGCTGTTTCAATCGCGTTGAAGCACTTGCAGTCAGAAACACCCTCATTGAGAAGGTGGAATCCTGACATCCCGCAAAGTGTAGAGAACATTGTCCTAAAAGCCACTGCCAAAGATCCTTTCAGAAGGTATGACAGCCTGGAGGAAATGGATGATGATCTGACAACGGCACTCGATCCAGAACGGATGGATGAGCCTAAATTTTCAGTACCCATGGATGATGAAGCCACAAAAGCAATTCCTGTCATAACAGATGATAAGGGTTCATCAAATCTTGATGATACCATCATCCACACCCAATCCAGCCCTGAGACAAAACCGGCGAAACCGGTCAAGGCTGCAGATGACACAAAGCCTGTGAAAGGGAAAAAGGAAAAACCCAAAAAGAAAAGCAAGAGGAAATGGCCTGTGCTGATCATCAGCCTGTTCTTTTTACTTATACTGTTGGGGGTTGCTGCTGTGACGGTTGTTCCTGAATTGCTGGGTCCAAAGGAAATAAAGGTTCCTAATGTCGAAGGAAAAGAGCCTACAGAGGCAGTATCCATAATCGTTTCTGCCGGGTTCGTGGTCGGAGAAACGAAAGAGATGTCAAGTGAAGAAGTTCCTGAGGGACAAGTAATCAAGACAAACCCGAAGGAAGGCCGTATGGCAAATGAAGGCTCATCAGTAGATATATATGTGAGTACAGGTAAAGAAAAGATAGAGGTAGATAATTTTATAGGAAAGAATTTTGAAGAGATTGCTTCCAGACTTGAAGAACAGGGCTTTACCGTAAAGAAAGAAGAAGAACCATCAAATGAAGAAGAAGAGGGTACAATCATCGAGCAGGACCCTTCCCCTGGTAATGAAGTCGTAGCAAGTGACACAACGATCACCCTTACTGTCAGTACAGGACCATCATCTTTTGAGTTGCTTGATTTAACAAACTTGAATCAGAAGGTGCTTGATGATTATGCAAATTCACGCGGTATATCTATTGTAACGTTAGAAGAACAATATTCAGATGATATACCAGAAGGTCATGTGATCTCGCAAAAAACAAAGGCAGGTACTCCTATATTTCCTGGTGATGAAGTATTAGTAGTGATGTCGAAGGGACCAGAACCTGTGAAAGAAAAAGAAGTGCCCGTCGAAATTGAAGTGCCCTATACTAAAGAAGACGGAACTATGCAGGCCGTAGAAATTTTCGTTCAAGACAAAACCAGGACCTTAGAAGATGAAGATGGTGAAATTAAAGACGGCATTACTGCAAATAAAAAATATAATCTGACCCTTATTCTCGAAGATGGAAAACCAGGGAAATATAAAATTGTGATTGACGGCGAGGAGTATAAAACCGAAACCGTTGAGTATCCTAAAGACGAAGAATAA
- a CDS encoding thiamine diphosphokinase, which translates to MEYCIVAGGPEKYLPDLKSFHSENVNWIGVDRGVFTILQNGLEPMGAFGDFDSVNDIEWSLIEDRVKTVNTYQPEKDETDLELALNWVLTQNPESIKIFGATGGRLDHFMGNVQLLMQPDLLGSGVKSELIDVQNHLRVVEAGEHMVFESPSHKYISFVPMTGSVENLTLTGFKYPLKNRNIFRGSTLCISNELIQSSGTFSFTNGILMVIRSSDSTS; encoded by the coding sequence TTGGAGTACTGTATCGTTGCAGGTGGACCAGAAAAATATTTACCGGATTTGAAATCTTTCCATTCCGAAAATGTAAATTGGATCGGAGTTGACAGGGGCGTATTTACCATCCTTCAAAACGGCCTTGAGCCAATGGGAGCGTTCGGCGACTTTGACTCGGTGAATGATATAGAATGGTCATTGATCGAGGATAGGGTAAAGACCGTAAACACTTATCAGCCCGAAAAAGATGAGACGGATCTAGAGCTTGCGCTGAATTGGGTGCTCACCCAAAACCCTGAATCCATCAAGATTTTCGGGGCAACTGGCGGCCGTCTGGATCATTTTATGGGGAACGTCCAATTATTGATGCAGCCGGACCTCCTTGGATCCGGAGTAAAAAGTGAATTGATCGATGTTCAAAACCATCTCCGGGTCGTAGAAGCAGGAGAGCATATGGTATTTGAATCCCCTTCACACAAGTATATTTCGTTTGTCCCAATGACTGGATCGGTAGAGAATCTGACACTCACCGGATTCAAATACCCGCTAAAAAACCGGAATATTTTCCGCGGTTCCACACTATGTATTAGTAATGAACTTATACAATCATCTGGTACTTTTTCTTTTACAAATGGCATATTAATGGTGATAAGAAGCAGCGATAGCACTTCTTGA